From Vigna unguiculata cultivar IT97K-499-35 unplaced genomic scaffold, ASM411807v1 contig_539, whole genome shotgun sequence, one genomic window encodes:
- the LOC114172393 gene encoding uncharacterized protein LOC114172393, whose translation MMQQHEASMQRQAAALEQQQLVMQQMEAVRAAAEDAHRQHMEAFRQLEENRVVAPTFGPEPRPTAREWSLEDFLKHHSVKLGGKTSPDAADQWLKDLERIFDAKMCPKESRLAFAVYMLKGEAEHWWVSMKSIMEERQEPVTWDVFRRKFLSEYFPDNVKYAKEVEFLQLTQGSKSVTEYAEKFKYLSRFYTMPLDEEWRCQKFENGLRGDLRLMVTPLSIKDFAALVEKARVM comes from the coding sequence ATGATGCAACAACATGAAGCATCAATGCAACGACAAGCGGCAGCGCTTGAACAGCAGCAGCTGGTGATGCAGCAAATGGAGGCTGTCAGGGCGGCTGCTGAAGATGCTCAcaggcagcatatggaggccttccgccagttggaggagaacagggtaGTTGCCCCTACTTTTGGCCCGGAGCCACGACCTACGGCCAGGGAGTGGAGTCTGGAGGACTTTCTGAAACACCACTCAGTGAAGCTTGGAGGCAAGACCAGTCCAGACGCAGCAGACCAGTGGCTGAAAGACCTGGAGAGGATATTTGATGCCAAGATGTGCCCAAAGGAGAGTAGACTGGCGTTCGCAGTGTACATGCTCAAGGGTGAGGCTGAGCACTGGTGGGTCAGCATGAAGTCTATTATGGAGGAGAGACAGGAGCCAGTTACTTGGGACGTCTTCAGGAGGAAGTTCCTCTCCGAGTACTTCCCTGACAACGTCAAATACGCTAAAGAGGTAGAATTTTTACAGTTGACCCAGGGAAGCAAGTCGGTGACTGAGTATGCAGAAAAGTTCAAGTacctcagccgtttctacaccATGCCACTAGACGAAGAGTGGCGATGCCAGAAGTTCGAGAACGGCCTCCGTGGAGACCTTCGTTTGATGGTGACCCCGctatccatcaaggattttgccgcCTTGGTGGAGAAGGCAAGGGTCATGTAG